Proteins from one Kineosporiaceae bacterium genomic window:
- a CDS encoding CPBP family intramembrane metalloprotease gives MTTTSAIPQRPWQVLDRRSGWQYPLGSLGFVTAQGLGLVAGTLLSRAVHGSGAASDVEAHPWPGLAVTLGVQALVSVALYVLMVRLLARRPVHELSRDGAAAEFGRGMALGAGMIAVVAAVLALTGSLRITGASLNTGIVIGLMMGVGAGFAEEILFRGVLLRLLDQHFGSWPALTVTAALFGGMHLLNPGATMWGAIAIMIEAGVMLGAAYLYTRRLWLPIGIHLAWNAVLGGVIGGTVSGTEIGGPAGLFTSRLSGPDWLDGGTIGLEGSIVTVVVGLALGAWFLRGAARRGHLTPAHLPWRSSPSRS, from the coding sequence GCCGTGGCAGGTGCTGGATCGCCGTTCCGGCTGGCAGTACCCGCTCGGCAGCCTCGGTTTCGTGACGGCCCAGGGCCTCGGCCTGGTGGCCGGAACCCTGCTCAGCCGGGCGGTGCACGGATCCGGCGCCGCCTCGGACGTCGAGGCCCACCCGTGGCCCGGCCTCGCCGTGACCCTGGGCGTGCAGGCGCTGGTCTCCGTCGCGCTGTACGTGCTGATGGTCCGACTGCTGGCCCGGCGTCCGGTGCACGAGCTGAGCCGGGACGGCGCCGCGGCAGAGTTCGGCCGGGGCATGGCCCTGGGCGCCGGCATGATCGCCGTGGTGGCGGCCGTACTCGCCCTCACCGGATCGTTGCGGATCACCGGGGCCTCGCTGAACACCGGCATCGTGATCGGGTTGATGATGGGAGTCGGCGCGGGCTTCGCCGAGGAGATCCTGTTCCGCGGCGTGCTGCTGCGGCTGCTCGACCAGCACTTCGGCAGCTGGCCGGCGCTGACCGTCACCGCGGCGCTCTTCGGGGGGATGCACCTGCTGAACCCCGGGGCCACGATGTGGGGCGCCATCGCCATCATGATCGAGGCCGGGGTGATGCTGGGCGCGGCCTACCTGTACACCCGCCGGTTGTGGTTGCCGATCGGGATCCACCTGGCCTGGAACGCCGTGCTGGGTGGGGTGATCGGCGGCACCGTCTCCGGCACCGAGATCGGTGGACCGGCCGGGCTGTTCACCTCGCGACTGAGCGGCCCGGACTGGCTGGACGGCGGCACGATCGGCCTCGAGGGCTCGATCGTCACCGTCGTGGTCGGCCTGGCCCTCGGCGCGTGGTTCCTGCGCGGCGCCGCCCGCCGAGGACACCTGACGCCCGCCCACCTGCCGTGGCGCTCGTCACCATCACGTTCATGA
- a CDS encoding response regulator transcription factor has product MVRSGVRTELGAAPDIEVVGEAADVPAAIEAVHALRPDVVLLDVHLPGGTVRPGGKEVLERCVDLMSTDGVPPVRFLALSVSDAAEDVIAVIRSGARGYVTKTISGPDLAAAVRRVADGDAVFSPRLAGFVLDAFGGSVGEVASVDDELDRLSAREREVMRLIARGYAYKEVARELFISVKTVETHVSAVLRKLQLSNRNELTRWAADRRLL; this is encoded by the coding sequence ATGGTGCGCAGCGGGGTGCGCACCGAACTGGGTGCCGCCCCGGACATCGAGGTGGTCGGCGAGGCTGCCGACGTCCCCGCGGCGATCGAGGCGGTGCACGCGTTGCGTCCGGACGTGGTGCTGCTCGATGTGCACCTGCCCGGTGGCACGGTACGCCCGGGCGGTAAGGAGGTCCTGGAGCGTTGCGTCGACCTGATGTCGACGGACGGCGTGCCCCCGGTCCGGTTCCTGGCGCTGTCGGTGTCGGACGCCGCCGAGGATGTCATCGCTGTGATCCGTTCCGGGGCGAGGGGTTACGTCACCAAGACGATCAGTGGCCCGGACCTGGCAGCCGCGGTGCGCCGGGTTGCCGATGGCGACGCGGTCTTCTCGCCGCGGCTGGCCGGCTTCGTGCTGGACGCCTTCGGCGGCAGTGTGGGTGAGGTGGCCTCGGTCGACGACGAGCTCGACCGGCTCTCGGCGCGCGAACGTGAGGTGATGCGCCTGATTGCCCGCGGCTACGCCTACAAGGAGGTGGCTCGGGAGTTGTTCATCTCGGTCAAGACCGTCGAGACCCATGTGTCGGCGGTGTTGCGCAAGCTGCAGCTGTCCAACCGCAACGAGCTCACGCGGTGGGCGGCCGACCGTCGGTTGCTGTAG
- a CDS encoding PspC domain-containing protein encodes MIDPPVRPPLVRPGPGRAVAGVAAGIAAHLGLPVAAVRIGFVVTTLGGGAGLVLYIWLWALVPTQTEAPVQPAATGVASAIAAAPGPVPGVPPAAVAPRVPRRASTRIGDLVVGGLLLAGGLAVLGGLTGWQISLGAVLPAIVVLGGAALVYTQLDEVQGTRWALTGASGRGAALRVAAGVVLVLGGVMLAVVGSTDVAYAGRVLAAVAAMLGGVLLVLAPWAIRFWRDLSAERDARSREAERADIAAHLHDSVLQTLALIQRGSDDPAMVNRLARTQERELRSWLYGGGGRTADGADRQARLEGRVQAVAEDVEDLHGVAIDVVVVGDRDLDERGEALVAALREAMVNAVRHAGAPVMVYVESLPAAVEAFVRDRGPGFDPADVPGDRHGVRESIIGRMSRYGGSAVVHSIPGEGTEVRLSMPDVVSENGATHSGESSAAHAGENEEVR; translated from the coding sequence GTGATCGACCCGCCGGTGCGCCCACCCCTGGTGCGCCCGGGGCCAGGGCGTGCCGTGGCCGGGGTCGCCGCCGGCATCGCCGCACACCTCGGCCTGCCGGTGGCCGCCGTCCGGATCGGCTTCGTGGTGACCACGCTGGGTGGTGGGGCCGGGCTGGTCCTGTACATCTGGCTGTGGGCGCTGGTGCCCACGCAGACCGAGGCGCCGGTGCAGCCCGCGGCGACCGGGGTCGCCTCGGCGATCGCTGCGGCACCCGGTCCGGTCCCGGGGGTCCCTCCGGCCGCCGTGGCGCCCCGGGTCCCGCGTCGGGCCTCGACGCGGATCGGCGACCTCGTGGTGGGTGGCCTGTTGCTCGCCGGTGGCCTCGCCGTGTTGGGCGGCCTCACCGGCTGGCAGATCTCGCTCGGCGCGGTGCTGCCGGCGATCGTGGTGCTCGGGGGCGCGGCCCTGGTCTACACCCAGTTGGACGAGGTGCAGGGCACCCGGTGGGCGCTGACCGGGGCCAGCGGGCGGGGGGCGGCGCTGCGCGTCGCGGCCGGGGTGGTGCTGGTCCTCGGTGGCGTGATGCTCGCCGTGGTCGGCAGTACCGACGTCGCCTACGCCGGTCGGGTCCTGGCCGCGGTGGCGGCCATGCTCGGCGGAGTCCTGCTGGTCCTGGCGCCCTGGGCGATCCGGTTCTGGCGTGACCTGAGCGCTGAACGAGACGCTCGCTCGCGCGAGGCCGAGCGTGCCGACATCGCCGCCCACCTGCACGATTCGGTGCTGCAGACGCTGGCCCTGATCCAGCGTGGTAGTGACGACCCGGCCATGGTGAACCGACTGGCCCGCACCCAGGAGCGCGAATTGCGCAGCTGGCTGTACGGCGGTGGCGGTCGGACCGCCGACGGCGCCGACCGCCAGGCCCGGCTCGAGGGCCGGGTGCAGGCCGTGGCCGAGGACGTCGAGGACCTGCACGGTGTGGCGATCGACGTGGTGGTGGTCGGTGACCGAGACCTCGACGAGCGGGGTGAGGCCCTGGTGGCCGCGCTGCGTGAGGCGATGGTCAACGCCGTCCGGCACGCGGGGGCACCGGTCATGGTCTACGTCGAGTCGTTGCCGGCGGCCGTCGAGGCGTTCGTGCGTGATCGCGGCCCCGGCTTCGATCCGGCCGATGTGCCCGGTGACCGGCACGGCGTCCGGGAATCGATCATCGGGCGGATGTCCCGGTACGGCGGCAGCGCGGTGGTGCACAGCATTCCCGGCGAGGGCACCGAGGTGCGATTGTCGATGCCGGACGTCGTGTCCGAGAACGGCGCCACCCATTCCGGCGAGAGCAGCGCTGCCCATGCCGGCGAGAACGAGGAGGTCCGGTGA